The sequence CCTTTGGGATGTTAGTTCGTGCTTTGTATGCTGTTAGTTGCTCCAATGATGAGACAGTAAGTAAAAAGATTGCagtttttaagaattttgatTATGCAAATGCAAGAGGATTTCttgctttttaaaataaatttcttttttattatattttcatatatatattatattattatttattattaaatatatttatagaaactATTTTACATGTAAATATTAGAGTGTAAATCTcactaatataaattttttcttcaaatgctttaaatataaaaaatataattatctaattattaactataattttaaataataattattaattataaattataaaaaatttatttaaaataaattatttggttatgaattatttttaactagtCGTTTATCCGTGACGTTGCAtgaccattattattatttcgattataaaattaaatttatagatacaatttaatcaattgttcaattttaatattaatttattaataattttaaaaataatagcaaattaattatttttaaatgtctgtaattttttaaatttttttattaatgtaacaatataaaaattatttttaaaatatttatttattaactctaatattatataaattgatactattaacataattgatattactattttaaattaatataatatttaaaaatattatttttataattagaatcattatctaattaaaaaattaatttgttaattaatataatattaaaatataattaacatgctatcttttagaataattattatctaattaaaaaaattaatttattagtaaaatattatttcttaggtttagaataagtatttaattaagaatgtaacttattaatcaataaattaataaaaaaaattataaaattacaacttgaattttatatattagaagTAAATAATCGtgtcaaaacaaaaaatttatgtattaaaagtaaataatcgtgccaaaataaaaaatttatatattaaaaattaaccacacatattaaaaaaatttaagtctcataaattaatatatatatatataaataataaataagggTATcgttgttaaaataaaaaagaataatcaaATCAAAAACTCCAGTATCCTTATCCTTATCCCAATCGACtatcattattaaattttaccaGACAAGTTTACTATAAAGCATTGACCCGGGACTAATTTAACACATCAGTATCATAAGATTACAATAAAGAACTTGAAGTGCAGCTCAATGTCTTGAAACCTGGCTAATTCAATCTTGGAACAAAATGCCTACTCTTTTTTAAGTCCCAGGATCAGTAATAACAATCTAAGATAGTCAAATCTGTAAGCTGTTCTGATGAATTCAAGCTTGAAATTATTCCATGGAGGATACCTTGGCTCAATCTCAGGAAAGAAACCTCTTTGCATGACTGCTTTTTCATGGCTGAAAGTATCAAAAGAATACTTCCCATGATACCTTCCGAATCCACTGTGACCAACACCCCCAAATGGCAATACATCGCATATAAACTGCAGAAGGATGTTCAAAGAAAACTCAATGAATGAATCTGTCGTATTTTTGTTGATGAATGTGGAAAgtatgcaaaaaaaaaagtgatgGAAAGAATTAGTGCATTACTTGAACCATGGTATCATTGAAAACAGCACTTCCAGAGGATGTTTGTGTTACAATTTGTTTCCTGAATGTTTCATCCTTTGTGAAGGCATAAATGGCAAGAGATTTTGGCCTTGAGTTTATGAATTCAATGCTTTCTTGAATATTATTCAACTGCATGTATTAATCTTCATGTAAGAGGAAAAGATCTTGATACCTTTGGTTATTatggaagaagagaaagaaagattgaaGTGATTCTCACTGTGATTATTGGAAGCAAAGGACCAAAAATTTCCTGCGTCATTATCTCTGAATCGAGTGGAGGGTTTAACAAGATTGTTGGCTCAATGAACCTGCAAGATTCCGGGATAGTATCAGAAGCTTGCTGGAGTCTGTCTGACATTGCTGTTGAAGCTGTTGTTGATGAatcatctttttaaattttgtcaGAATGCCTGACAGACATGAAGAGTTCTGGAATATGGAGCTTAACAAGTATACATATCATATGTGAAACAAAAGTTTGGAATGTGAAGGTTATACAATGAAGAAAGACTGGAAACATACAGGTTTTCTTCATCGCTTGAACCACCATGAACGATGGAAGCTTCAACCAGAGGGTCTTTAAGAAGACCACATAATCTGTTAAAGTTTTTCCTGTTTACAATTTTGCTAAGGCTTGTTGACTCTTTCGGATTTTCACCATAAAACTTTCTGATAATCCTCCTCAATGAGTCTATCTGAAAGAGGGCCAGCAATTTTATGAATGTACGTTGAAGCAGGAGATCAAAACAGACTTCAGAATAGAAAatggtaaaagaaaatatcatcCTTACCAGATAAGCAGAAGACTTCTCTTCGACAAGCACATAATCTACGCTAATACATGCCTGTCCAGCACAAGGTCCCCACTTCCCTCCTACTATTCTTTTGGCTACTACCTTCATATCCAACATGTAATCAAAGATTAGAAACCATTTTTAGCAGTCTCAACACTAAATTTTTAAGACCTTGAGCATTGACAACAGTGTAGTAAGTCCAAGTAACCTTCATTTCTGATGAAATGGAGGCCATGTCCACAATAGCAGGACATTTTCCACCCAGTTCAAGCGTAACAGGTGTTAAATGCTTTGCAGCTGCAGCCATTACAATGCTTCCAACACGTTGACTTCCTGAAATTACATCACAgtagataatatatatatatatattcctgAGGATcttactaattatatataggaCATGTAATTGGGGATGGTAGTTAAGGAAGTCAGGATTACCAGTAAAGAATATCTTATCCCACTTCTGCTGTAGAAGCTGTTCAGAGACATCTACTCCACCCTCAATGATTTTAATGGCTTCGGGATCCAAGTATTTAGGGATAGTATTTGCGAGAAATGAAGAGCATTTTGGTGACAGTTCCGGAGCTTTCAGTACCACAGCGTTTCCTGCAGATATTGCTCCTATTAACGGGTCCAAAGACAGTGCTGCAGCCAAGAAGATTATTCGTGAGTATTGCATCTGCTGCTGCGTGCTCAAATCAACTTATGGCAATGACATGGAAACTGCtacttgaaaaaaaattatattttgtatttatattacaAAGAGCAGTGTGGTTGCAGGAATTGATTTGGACTTACAGAGAGGGAAATTCCAGGAACCAAAAATCAGAACTACACCGAATGGTTCTGGTATCACTTCTCCACTTGCAGGGTAGAAAAGCAGCGGCAAATGACGCTGTAAAACGTTGAAAAATGAGTTACTACCATCTATTAGAATGAATTGAAACAGATCTTACTATCTTAGGAACTATTCCATGAATGTTGCAAACAatacataatttcttttttctttcttagccTTCAGATTTGATAGAATTTCAAAATGACACAGGCAATGACAGTGATACTTCCTCACAAGATCACATTATACTAAGCAAGAACTTGTCAAGTGAGTTCAAGCTTTTGCTTCTTACTCTGATATTAGTAATTTTTCTGGCTTATGAAGCAAGCAGACTATGGATAGAATGCGATTGTCATTTCTTTATTGATTTGTAAGTGCCTATAAACAGATAATGTTCTTAAATGCTCTGTTATGAAAACGAAGGAGTTAAGTTTTTCTGTGCTTCTAAAGCTATGTAAGGCCTGACTTTTCACAAAGTATCAAAGAATTAGTGTTAATTTTCATCAAAATGCTTGAGAATTTCTATTCAGCCAATCTAAACCCTCATTTCTTGGTTTCATTTGCtgggtttcttttttcttttcttgcttgtTTATAAATCCAACATCTCTCAGTTAAGAAAAGACTGAAGAGAAATACAAGAAATCATACCTTTGTAGGAGCCATCCATTTCTCTATATTGCTCAAAGAATAAGTGGCTGATTTGAAAACCACCCCAATCTACATATCCCAGACTACCAAATCAATTACgagaaaaaatatgaaagtttTCAGAACAAGCGATTCTTTATTGCTGATATATCACAAAAACAGACACTAACCTCATCGCGATAAGCTTCAGCAGGGTGCTTTCCCAAGTCTTGATTAAGTGCTTGGAAGATTTCATTCTCATTATCTTTCAGAAGCTTAATCAAAGCTTTAAGCTGTGTTTTCCTCCATGCAGCACTCCTTGTTTTTCCACTTTTGAATGTTTCTCTAACCTCAGACAAGCTTTCTTCTAGTTTCTCCATTTCTCCTTGGATCTTTATCTAAAGTTACTTGCTCATTGGTGATCTATATAAGCATGTATGAGCGCACTGAATAATTTTCTTAGAAGGTCTCACTGGTAGGTATGAGTTAAATGCAAGTGACTTGTAGAGTTAAGTGTTCTTGTCCTCCATTCTATACAAGGTTAGTTGCTAAGTGGTGACCATTAAAAGCTATCACATTCAAGAGTCTGACAATATTAATACAATTTGCATGTTGCATTGAAAGCTTTCAACTAACTTCATCTGCCAATTTTAAGTTGCCAATGTCATCAAGTCTAGAAATGGTTTACTTTATTTGCTTTAGCTTTACTTCCATGAATTGGCCTacctttttcttgtttttttctcTACATAgcattctttttttctttttttacttgacatatttttattactcaTAGTTAATCAAAAGATGAGATATTTATGGAAGTTGTTCCATGGCCAATGTGCCATTTTCTTGATCCATATCTTATTGACAAGTATCTcttagtattaaataatagaCAAAGGATTAAATATCCCTAACTTATTTGGTCTAGCTTTAACTATTTTAACAAAAACAtccataattttaatttaaaggcCAAATATATCTTTGACTAAAACTAATGAAATTGTTGGCAATggtattaatgaaaatttggaAAAGTCGACGATAGTGAAATAGAGGcaataattactaattttaattttttttgataaaacataaaaaattaatatatataatttttaaaaatctaaatttatattttattttgaatatcaaaaattaatattgtttaagttttattttatttaactaatttaaataatgagTATGATAggtacataatttttttttaaatatggaTCTATTTAGtccttaaattaaaattatgagcttatttattaaaatagctGAAATTAAAGTTATTTGGCCCTGAGCTACAAGTTCGAGAGGTATTTAAccttttattcattaaataatgatGCATGTCTCGATTATCTCGTCAAAGTGTAAAAACACtcatagatatatattattctcatattcattataatatatacatgtGGTGGTGTAGATAGAAAGTTTACTTGATAAAGAGgccattaaaaatattgtccACCTCTCAGGGTTTAGTTTACTTCATAAAGAggctattaaaaatattgtccAACTCTCAGGGGTctgtaaaatatatacatacaaGATTAAACTATGATTTAGATTTTGCTTTCTGACAATTAGAATTGTTCAAATACTGGATCAGGCTGGCTTCAGGCCGGATTTGATCggatttaaattctttaagtTTAGATCCGAGTTCGACTAGACCCGGCTATacgaatttaaaattttgaccAAATTCAGTcgtcattaaaaaaatttatcatataatttttgaattggGTCAGACTTGTTGGACGAACCTaatgtaaaaaatatgtatCCAAGCTCGAAAATTTTTGGACGGATCTGGACAATTTAGATACCCAAGCCTATGAACATTTCTTTCAACAACTAGCTTATTGCATATAAAACCAAGTCCTTATTGAATGTTGGCTTTTTGGTTCTAATTTAATTGGTTCCAACAGTTTTAGTTTTCTCAATCTGGTTCTAGTTTCGATTCTCAGAAAAAATGGCATGAAATTggactaaaatattattttttttcttttatttttggttccaaataaaaattagatcaATGATTTTGGTTTACATTTTGAGACCAAAACTAATAATGGGTTAAAAGCTTGAGTAGTGCCCATATTTTAGGGTTTGCTTTAAGAAGAgtatcaaaatttcaatttgttttttttgtgCATTCAAACTTAAATCTAGTCTCAATCGACAAGTATCTAagatatttagatttaaaattgcTGATGTGACAACTGAAGCTTCATGTCACATGcaaaattaaatctattaattattcCTACTCACCCATTGACCTCCACCATTATATCTAACCCTAAAACTAAATTTACTAACCAAACATCACTAAAAAGACTCGTTGAAATTATATCCTCTATTCTTATTCGAAGTAAATAGTCTATTTTTCAGTaagttgaaatttttaaaaaaatatttctcaaaaattagaaatttaaaatataaaatatttgatatgta comes from Ricinus communis isolate WT05 ecotype wild-type chromosome 5, ASM1957865v1, whole genome shotgun sequence and encodes:
- the LOC107262387 gene encoding aldehyde dehydrogenase family 3 member F1 isoform X2; its protein translation is MEKLEESLSEVRETFKSGKTRSAAWRKTQLKALIKLLKDNENEIFQALNQDLGKHPAEAYRDERHLPLLFYPASGEVIPEPFGVVLIFGSWNFPLSLSLDPLIGAISAGNAVVLKAPELSPKCSSFLANTIPKYLDPEAIKIIEGGVDVSEQLLQQKWDKIFFTGSQRVGSIVMAAAAKHLTPVTLELGGKCPAIVDMASISSEMKVVAKRIVGGKWGPCAGQACISVDYVLVEEKSSAYLIDSLRRIIRKFYGENPKESTSLSKIVNRKNFNRLCGLLKDPLVEASIVHGGSSDEENLFIEPTILLNPPLDSEIMTQEIFGPLLPIITLNNIQESIEFINSRPKSLAIYAFTKDETFRKQIVTQTSSGSAVFNDTMVQFICDVLPFGGVGHSGFGRYHGKYSFDTFSHEKAVMQRGFFPEIEPRYPPWNNFKLEFIRTAYRFDYLRLLLLILGLKKE
- the LOC107262387 gene encoding aldehyde dehydrogenase family 3 member F1 isoform X1, which encodes MEKLEESLSEVRETFKSGKTRSAAWRKTQLKALIKLLKDNENEIFQALNQDLGKHPAEAYRDEIGVVFKSATYSLSNIEKWMAPTKRHLPLLFYPASGEVIPEPFGVVLIFGSWNFPLSLSLDPLIGAISAGNAVVLKAPELSPKCSSFLANTIPKYLDPEAIKIIEGGVDVSEQLLQQKWDKIFFTGSQRVGSIVMAAAAKHLTPVTLELGGKCPAIVDMASISSEMKVVAKRIVGGKWGPCAGQACISVDYVLVEEKSSAYLIDSLRRIIRKFYGENPKESTSLSKIVNRKNFNRLCGLLKDPLVEASIVHGGSSDEENLFIEPTILLNPPLDSEIMTQEIFGPLLPIITLNNIQESIEFINSRPKSLAIYAFTKDETFRKQIVTQTSSGSAVFNDTMVQFICDVLPFGGVGHSGFGRYHGKYSFDTFSHEKAVMQRGFFPEIEPRYPPWNNFKLEFIRTAYRFDYLRLLLLILGLKKE